The following are from one region of the Salminus brasiliensis chromosome 14, fSalBra1.hap2, whole genome shotgun sequence genome:
- the LOC140576611 gene encoding zinc finger protein basonuclin-2, whose amino-acid sequence MLFGTRDPDPGRDVGTWTHTGHTLTQEPEIKSESQNVLRENVDEVIGCTQPNCTCECFQPGRVNLRSCDQCKHGWVAHAVSKLSAGAVQCSGQVEIVQCSVVFDISTLLLYGTQALPVRMKILLDRLFSVLTHTQVITILHTLGWTLRDYIRGYILQDSMGKVLDRWVIMTPEDEVVTLQQFLRFGETKSIVELMAVQEHQDRLATSVSRTTKSDSDIRLFIESSSHHRGLQSDTAGGQTPPSLHHFENLPGGNLAFLQPFQYSGQSTSSPLISSPSLLQEASAVACRLQQTGQNHGTDISESVALFRGSKTAGTGTSSADEKITRGRQLDRELNSSVPGLGEPSNKLQSITDTDPQVVLVKGERPDSCPTSSSGVRDRGLGLTVRKGRVSCSACGKTFYDKGTLKIHYNAVHLKIKHRCTIEGCNMVFSSLRSRNRHSANPNPRLHTPALRNTHSPQHQLPSAQPCATVLPSRVKPPLDVSPLGIPSLSSSILEAPHAPLMFPSVKAVQPVLPFYSAVLSSRSSSISNSPGVTKTNSGTSVIDQALKQQHTSLCEGNNAATAQLSANQTKLISVVSTVPKKKSRKSSMPVKIKRETLNEQNHSEFMDDGDDDNNYDSDDDNDDADDEEFGIKAYHVNGLVTGHHSSRTSTQPPNRLTVNKCHSSSSHSGYFSRRPGREGDDREVYTADSNNTIQKTQHLSHNLQKTHRPSTCITTVSMKENEGVMEKRMRRGGQSGGEERGQPPLKVKEEVYDPSYDLHYSRHCDFHNWEIRGVAVTAAVISDLRKDFNSSSDQEEEEEDGPDGRSLF is encoded by the exons ATGCTGTTCGGAACCAGAGACCCAGACCCTGGACGGGATGTGGGGACGTGGACGCACACCGGCCACACACTCACCCAAGAG CCGGAGATCAAGAGTGAATCACAGAATGTGCTCAGAGAGAACGTGGACGAG gtGATTGGCTGTACACAGCCTAACTGCACCTGCGAGTGTTTCCAGCCTGGAAGAGTCAACCTCAGGTCatgtgaccagtgtaaacatGGATGGGTAGCTCATG cagtgagTAAGCTGAGTGCGGGGGCGGTGCAGTGTTCAGGGCAGGTGGAGATAGTGCAGTGCTCGGTGGTGTTTGATATCAGTACTCTGTTGCTGTACGGGACGCAGGCTCTGCCCGTGCGTATGAAGATCCTGCTGGACCGTCTCTTCAgcgtcctcacacacacacaggtcatcACCATTCTACACACACTCGGCTGGACCCTGCGCGACTACATCAGAGGGTACATACTACAG GACTCCATGGGGAAGGTTCTGGATCGCTGGGTGATCATGACCCCTGAGGACGAGGTTGTGACCTTACAGCAGTTCTTGCGATTTGGTGAGACTAAGTCCATTGTGGAGCTCATGGCTGTCCAGGAACATCAAGATCGTCTGGCGACGTCAGTCTCCAGAACAACTAAGAGTGACTCTGACATCCGGCTGTTCATTGAGAGCAGCAGCCACCATCGCGGCCTCCAGAGCGACACCGCTGGAGGTCAAACGCCACCTAGTCTGCACCACTTTGAAAACCTCCCAGGGGGTAACCTGGCATTTTTGCAACCATTTCAGTACAGCGGTCAATCCACATCATCTCCGCTAATCTCCTCACCCTCACTTCTCCAGGAGGCCTCTGCCGTGGCCTGCAGGCTACAGCAAACCGGACAGAACCATGGAACAGATATCAGCGAATCTGTGGCTCTTTTCAGAGGAAGCAAAACAGCCGGTACAGGCACGAGCTCTGCGGACGAGAAGATAACCCGAGGTCGGCAACTTGACCGGGAACTTAACAGCAGTGTTCCAGGGCTGGGAGAGCCTTCAAACAAACTGCAGAGCATTACAGACACAGACCCACAGGTTGTGTTAGTGAAAGGTGAGCGTCCAGACTCCTGCCCGACCTCTTCCTCAGGTGTGCGAGACCGTGGCCTTGGCCTGACGGTGCGAAAAGGCCGTGTGAGCTGCAGCGCCTGCGGGAAAACCTTTTACGACAAAGGAACCCTGAAGATCCACTACAACGCAGTCCACCTGAAAATTAAACACCGCTGCACCATCGAAGGCTGTAACATGGTGTTCAGCTCCCTTCGCAGCCGCAACAGGCACAGTGCCAACCCCAACCCACGGCTACACACTCCAGCACTGCGCAACACACACTCGCCTCAGCACCAGCTGCCCTCAGCCCAGCCCTGTGCCACAGTTCTGCCCAGCAGAGTCAAACCTCCTCTGGACGTTTCTCCTCTGGGCATCCCCTCTTTATCCTCATCCATCCTGGAGGCCCCACACGCACCACTCATGTTCCCCTCTGTGAAGGCGGTCCAGCCCGTCCTACCATTCTACAGTGCTGTGCTATCTTCTAGAAGTTCATCTATATCGAATAGCCCTGGGGTCACCAAGACCAACAGTGGAACATCAGTGATTGATCAGGctctaaaacaacaacatacgTCCCTTTGTGAGGGTAATAATGCAGCTACGGCTCAACTATCAGCCAATCAGACCAAGCTAATTAGTGTGGTCAGCACAGTGCCCAAGAAGAAATCACGCAAGTCCAGCATGCCAGTGAAGATCAAAAGGGAGACACTCAATGAGCAGAACCACAGTGAGTTCATGGacgatggtgatgatgataataattatgatagtgatgatgataatgatgatgctgatgatgaagaGTTTGGGATAAAAGCATATCACGTTAACGGCCTAGTGACCGGTCATCACTCCTCGCGAACGTCAACACAACCTCCAAATCGACTCACTGTCAACAAATGCCACAGTTCCAGCAGTCACAGTGGCTACTTCAGCAGAAGGCCGGGCCGTGAAGGAGATGACCGTGAGGTTTATACGGCCGACAGCAATAACACTATACAGAAAACCCAACACCTCAGCCATAACCttcagaaaacacacagaccCTCGACCTGCATTACAACCGTCAGCATGAAGGAGAACGAGGGTGTGATGGAGAAGAGGATGAGGAGAGGAGGACAGAgcggaggagaagagagaggtcAGCCTCCCCTAAAGGTTAAAGAGGAGGTGTATGACCCCAGCTATGACCTTCACTACAGCAGACACTGTGATTTTCATAACTGGGAAATCAGAGGTGTTGCTGTGACGGCAGCTGTGATCTCTGACCTACGGAAAGACTTTAACTCCAGCTCGGAtcaagaggaggaggaggaagacggACCAGACGGACGGTCTTTATTCTGA